One genomic region from Osmerus eperlanus chromosome 6, fOsmEpe2.1, whole genome shotgun sequence encodes:
- the slc25a16 gene encoding graves disease carrier protein — translation MATEAAVSTPGRPQIPNSAQRDYYWVRSFVAGGVAGCCAKSTIAPLDRVKILLQAHNPHYKDLGVVATLRAVPKKEGYLGLYKGNGAMMVRIFPYGAIQFMAFDNYKKWLSKQLGISGHIHRLMAGSMAGMTAVICTYPLDVIRARLAFQVKGHHRYTGIGNAFQTIYLKEGGIPGFYRGLIPTLIGMAPYAGFSFFTFGTLKSLGLAHFPELLGRPSSDNPEVLVLKTHINLLCGGVAGAIAQTISYPLDVARRRMQLGTVLPDSEKCRTLIKTLKYVHQQYGVKKGLYRGLSLNYIRCVPSQAVAFTTYEFMKQVLHLN, via the exons ATGGCAACGGAGGCAGCAGTGTCCACACCTGGTCGGCCTCAGATCCCTAACTCTGCTCAGAGAGACTACTACTGGGTCCGCTCCTTTGTAGCTGGAG GGGTTGCAGGATGCTGTGCCAAATCGACTATTGCTCCCCTGGACAGAGTCAAGATTTTACTACAGGCTCATAACCCCCACTATAAAGACCTTG GAGTGGTCGCTACACTCCGAGCTGTGCCAAAAAAAGAGGGCTACCTGGGCCTGTACAAAGGCAATGGAGCTATGATGGTTAGGATATTCCCCTATGGAGCCATTCAGTTTATGGCCTTTGACAACTACAAAAAG TGGCTCAGTAAACAGTTGGGGATCTCTGGACACATCCACCGGCTCATGGCAGGATCCATGGCAG gTATGACCGCAGTGATCTGCACCTACCCTCTCGATGTGATCCGCGCCAGGCTAGCGTTCCAGGTGAAAGGGCATCACCGCTATACGGGCATTGGCAACGCCTTTCAGACCATATACCTGAAG GAAGGGGGAATCCCTGGGTTCTACAGGGGTTTGATCCCCACCCTCATAGGCATGGCTCCATACGCAG gcTTTTCGTTCTTTACATTTGGAACTCTAAAGAGCCTGGGTCTGGCCCACTTCCCAGAGCTACTGGGCCGGCCATCTTCAGACAACCCTGAGGTCTTGGTGCTGAAGACCCACATCAACCTTCTGTGTGGAGGCGTGGCCGGGGCCATCGCTCAAACCATATC TTACCCTCTTGACGTTGCCAGGAGGAGGATGCAGTTAGGAACAGTGCTTCCTGACTCAGAGAAATGTCG CACTCTGATCAAGACTCTTAAGTATGTGCACCAGCAATATGGGGTCAAGAAGGGTCTTTACCGAGGCTTGTCTCTCAACTACATCCGATGTGTGCCCTCTCAGGCTGTGGCCTTCACCACCTACGAGTTTATGAAGCAGGTTCTCCACCTCAACTAG
- the alox5a gene encoding polyunsaturated fatty acid 5-lipoxygenase, protein MVHQPLSFWIIFTCAHTHTPKMPSYTVTVATGSQWFAGTDDYIYITLVGTEGCSERSLLDKPLYNDFERGAVDSYDVNVSEDLGELEVVKLEKNKYWVQDDWYCKYVTVKTPSGDYVEFPCFRWLVDDKEVVLRDGRARLPQDDKTRLAKQHRRKELETRQKTYRWKEWQPGIPMSIDANKHSELPRDIQFDSEKGVDFVLNYTKAIENLCVNQFMHMFQSSWRDLGDFEAIFVRIKNTISEYVMQHWKEDFMFGYQYLNGCNPVIIRKCSKLPEKFPVTHEMVEDCLERDLTLEQEIQAGNIYIADYEILEGITANSTDPCTPQHIAASIVLLYKNVQNKVMPLAIQLGQTPGEDSPIFLPSDGQYDWMLAKIWARSSDFHTHQTVTHLLRTHLISEVFGIAMFRQLPCVHPVYKLILPHVRFTIAINTKAREQLICESGIFDKANGTGGGGHVEMIQRAMKSFTYKSLCFPDEIKARGVESQEELPFYFYRDDGNAVWEAIKSFVSDVVDIYYDSDEKVQKDEEIQAFVKDVCSFGMQDFDSCEFPKSLKTRNELIEYLTAIIFTSSAQHAAVNFGQYDWCSWIPNSPSTMRKPPPSKKGVADVQLIIDSLPDRGRSCWHLGAVWALSQFQENEVYLGMYTDEHFIEKPVKDAMKAFRKRLADITSTIKRRNEGKKLPYYYLSPDKIPCSVAV, encoded by the exons ATGGTTCACCAACCCTTAAGCTTTTGGATCATCTTTacttgcgcgcacacacacacaccaaagatgCCATCCTACACTGTCACTGTTGCCACAGGGAGCCAATGGTTTGCAGGAACCGACGATTACATATACATTACCTTGGTGGGAACAGAGGGCTGCAGTGAGAGGTCTTTACTGGACAAACCCCTCTACAACGACTTCGAAAGAGGGGCT GTTGACTCCTATGATGTGAATGTCAGTGAGGATCTGGGAGAGCTGGAGGTGGTGAAGCTCGAGAAGAACAAGTACTGGGTGCAGGACGACTGGTACTGTAAGTACGTGACAGTGAAAACCCCCTCTGGAGACTATGTGGAGTTCCCTTGCTTCCGCTGGCTGGTGGACGACAAGGAGGTGGTGCTCAGAGATGGACGAG CACGCCTCCCCCAAGATGACAAAACCAGGCTGGCAAAGCAACACCGACGCAAAGAGCTTGAGACCAGACAGAAAACCTACAG ATGGAAGGAGTGGCAGCCAGGCATTCCTATGAGCATAGATGCTAACAAGCACAGTGAGCTACCCAGGGATATCCAGTTTGACAGCGAGAAGGGAGTGGACTTTGTTCTCAACTACACTAAGGC GATAGAGAACCTGTGTGTCAACCAGTTCATGCACATGTTCCAGTCTTCCTGGAGGGATCTTGGTGATTTTGAGGCCATCTTCGTGAGGATAAAAAACACTATCTCAG AGTATGTGATGCAGCACTGGAAAGAGGACTTTATGTTCGGCTACCAGTATTTGAATGGCTGCAACCCTGTGATAATCCGAAAATGTTCCAAGCTGCCAGAGAAGTTCCCTGTCACCCACGAAATGGTCGAAGACTGTCTAGAGAGAGACCTTACCTTAGAACAGGAGATACAG GCAGGCAACATCTACATAGCGGATTATGAAATCCTGGAGGGCATCACTGCCAACAGCACAGACCCTTGTACTCCGCAGCACATAGCAGCTTCAATTGTTCTGCTCTATAAGAACGTACAGAACAAGGTCATGCCACTGGCCATACAG cTGGGTCAAACCCCAGGAGAGGACAGCCCCATCTTCCTGCCCAGTGATGGCCAGTATGACTGGATGCTGGCTAAGATATGGGCACGCTCTTCAGACTTTCACACCCACCAGACAGTCACACACCTGTTGAGGACACACCTAATTTCCGAAGTATTTGGCATCGCCATGTTCCGACAGCTCCCCTGTGTCCACCCAGTGTACAAG CTTATTCTTCCTCATGTGAGATTTACTATCGCCATCAACACCAAGGCTAGAGAGCAGCTCATTTGTGAAAGTGGCATCTTTGACAAG GCCAATGGAACAGGTGGTGGCGGCCATGTTGAAATGATCCAGAGGGCCATGAAGTCATTCACCTATAAGTCTCTGTGTTTCCCTGATGAAATCAAAGCCAGGGGCGTGGAGAGCCAGGAAGAACTACCCTTCTACTTCTATCGAGATGATGGCAACGCTGTGTGGGAGGCCATCAAGAg TTTTGTATCAGATGTAGTTGATATCTACTACGACAGTGACGAGAAGGTgcagaaggatgaggagatccAGGCCTTTGTCAAAGACGTGTGTAGCTTCGGCATGCAGGATTTTGACAGCTGTG AGTTTCCAAAGTCCCTGAAGACTCGCAACGAGCTAATAGAGTACCTGACTGCCATCATCTTTACTTCCTCGGCCCAACATGCTGCTGTCAATTTTGGACAG TATGACTGGTGTTCCTGGATACCCAACTCCCCCTCTACCATGCGGAAACCCCCACCATCCAAGAAGGGCGTGGCAGACGTGCAGCTGATCATCGACAGTCTTCCCGACCGTGGGCGTTCCTGCTGGCACCTGGGGGCTGTCTGGGCCCTTAGTCAGTTCCAGGAGaatgag GTATACCTGGGCATGTACACTGACGAGCACTTCATAGAGAAGCCTGTAAAAGACGCCATGAAGGCCTTCAGAAAGAGACTGGCAGACATCACCAGCACCATCAAGAGGCGGAATGAGGGGAAGAAGCTGCCTTACTACTACCTGTCACCTGACAAAATCCCTTGCAGTGTtgctgtctga